One genomic window of Choloepus didactylus isolate mChoDid1 chromosome 27, mChoDid1.pri, whole genome shotgun sequence includes the following:
- the ZNF473 gene encoding zinc finger protein 473: MDFILEDWEQLGMDQGDLFWDTALDNYQDLFLLNPHRPSLTSHQDGREELEALMRGSPRVTSPDVAEIKNSPLKQEEGPSLEIMETFSKDGLWNSNLGEACIGESWLENLLGDPESLLRSDVTNKESPTKFSSQELMRGPSPRSLLCMGEDSTACDLPEKSLTPVKSKEYRNDFGYYSDQSQQDTVQEEERPYKCSECGETFSQSYHLIQHWVIHTREKPIVCQGSEQNSSPSSCVFVHQFTHTGYNSYVCNECGKTFGQNTHLLWHQKIHTEEKPSKSQDGDHAFSHSLRRARRQKTHTAEKSYKCNECGKSFGRIFHLTRHQQTHTRKRYECAKCKETFGFRKHLIQHQKIHAAKSTSECQECGKTFGRNSSLIKHQFVHTGDKPYKCNECGKPFSHTSALKIHQRVHSGEKPYKCSECGRAFFRNTHLSEHQRIHTGHRPHKCHACVKSFNRPSHLILHQSTHIAEKTYSCAECKETFSHNEHLVQHKKIHAVEAPYECQECGKRFICSSTLNCHQNVHTREKQRMDESGKILNQNVQQREHPMIGEKLYKCNKCEKSFSCSKYLTQHQRVHTKLKPFECKQCGKAFSQSTQLTRHQRLHSRVKPYECGECGKTFGRRSSLTEHQATHTSEHAFKCNECGKIFSESAYLLAHQLIHTGEKPFRCNKCDKVFTQINYLIQHQRIHTRKKRFECHECGKNFRQSSCLSKHQRVHTGEKPYICSDCGKTFSLGTQVIRHQRVHTGEKPYVCEECGKAFSQSSCLSVHRRIHTGEKPYICEECGKAFAQKANLMQHERIHTGEKPYGCDVCGRTFGLSAHLSQHQRIHTQEKPYQCQHCQKAFRCCSGLSRHLRVHIEK; this comes from the exons ACCCCCACAGACCCAGTCTGACCTCCCACCAGGATggcagggaagagctggaggccCTGATGAGAGGAAGCCCCAGAGTGACAAGCCCTG ACGTGGCTGAGATCAAGAACTCTCCTCTTAAGCAAGAAGAAGGACCATCCCTTGAGATAATGGAGACCTTTTCAAAGGATGGCCTCTGGAACTCCAATTTGGGAGAAGCCTGTATTGGTGAGAGCTGGTTAGAAAATTTACTAGGAGATCCAGAAAGTCTTCTGAGGTCTGATGTCACCAACAAGGAAAGTCCCACAAAATTCAGTAGTCAAGAACTGATGAGAGGCCCTAGTCCAAGGTCTCTCCTTTGCATGGGAGAGGATTCTACCGCGTGTGATCTTCCTGAAAAGAGCCTCACACCAGTTAAGTCTAAAGAGTATAGGAATGACTTTGGCTACTACTCAGATCAGAGCCAACAGGACACAGTCCAGGAGGAAGAGAGACCATATAAATGTAGTGAGTGTGGGGAAACCTTCAGTCAGAGTTACCATCTTATCCAGCACTGGGTTATTCATACCCGAGAGAAACCCATTGTGTGCCAAGGCTCTGAGCAAAATTCCAGCCCAAGTTCTTGTGTTTTTGTGCATCAGTTTACTCACACAGGCTACAACTCTTATGTGTGTAATGAGTGTGGGAAGACTTTCGGTCAGAATACACACCTCCTTTGGCATCAGAAAATTCACACAGAAGAAAAACCATCTAAGAGTCAAGATGGTGACCATGCATTCAGTCACAGCTTACGGCGTGCTCGACGGCAGAAAACTCACACAGCTGAGAAGTCCTACAAATGTAACGAATGTGGCAAGAGTTTTGGCCGAATCTTTCATCTTACTCGACATCAGCAGACCCATACTCGGAAACGCTATGAATGTGCCAAATGCAAGGAGACCTTCGGCTTTCGTAAACACCTTATCCAACATCAGAAAATTCATGCTGCAAAAAGTACCTCTGAATGTCAGGAATGTGGGAAGACCTTTGGGAGGAACTCATCACTTATTAAGCACCAGTTTGTTCATACTGGAGATAAGCCTTATaagtgtaatgaatgtgggaaaccCTTTAGCCATACCTCGGCATTAAAGATCCATCAGAGGGTCCACAGTGGAGAAAAACCTTACaaatgcagtgaatgtgggaGAGCCTTCTTCCGGAACACTCATCTTAGtgaacatcagagaattcatacggGCCATAGGCCTCACAAATGTCACGCATGTGTCAAGAGTTTCAACCGGCCCTCACACCTTATTCTACATCAGTCGACTCATATTGCGGAAAAAACCTACAGTTGTGCTGAATGTAAGGAGACCTTCAGCCATAATGAACACCttgttcaacataaaaaaattcaTGCTGTAGAAGCCCCCTATGAATGTCAGGAGTGTGGCAAACGCTTCATTTGCAGCTCAACCCTAAATTGCCACCAGAATGTTCACaccagagaaaaacaaagaatggaCGAGAGTGGGAAAATCTTGAATCAGAACGTACAGCAGAGAGAGCACCCAATGATTGGCGAGAAACTCtataaatgtaacaaatgtgaGAAAAGCTTCAGCTGCAGCAAGTACCTGACTCAGCATCAGAGGGTTCACACCAAGCTGAAGCCCTTTGAGTGTAAGCAGTGCGGGAAAGCCTTTAGCCAAAGTACACAGCTTACTCGCCACCAGAGACTTCACTCTAGAGTGAAGCCATATGAATGTGGGGAATGTGGAAAAACCTTTGGCCGCCGCTCCTCCCTCACAGAACATCAGGCCACCCACACAAGCGAGCACGCCTTTAAATGCAATGAGTGTGGAAAGATCTTCAGCGAAAGTGCGTATCTTTTGGCACATCAAttaattcacactggagagaaaccctttcGGTGTAACAAGTGTGATAAAGTCTTCACCCAGATTAATTATCTGAttcaacatcagagaattcataccaGAAAGAAGCGCTTTGAGTGTCATGAGTGTGGGAAAAATTTCCGTCAGAGCTCATGCCTTTCTAAACATCAGAGAGTTCACACGGGTGAGAAACCATACATATGCAGTgactgtgggaaaaccttcagccTGGGCACTCAAGTTATTCGACACCAGAgagttcacactggagaaaagccttACGTGTGTgaggaatgtgggaaagccttcagccagAGCTCATGCCTTTCTGTTCACcgaagaattcacactggagagaagccctacATATGTGAggagtgtgggaaagcctttgccCAGAAAGCAAATCTAATGCAACATGAGCGAATTCACACCGGTGAGAAGCCTTATGGCTGCGATGTGTGTGGCAGAACCTTTGGCCTCAGTGCCCACCTTAGTCAGCACCAGAGAATTCACACCCAAGAGAAGCCTTATCAATGTCAACACTGTCAGAAAGCCTTTAGATGCTGCTCGGGCCTCAGCCGACACCTACGAGTTCACATTGAAAAGTAA